A stretch of the Diadema setosum chromosome 16, eeDiaSeto1, whole genome shotgun sequence genome encodes the following:
- the LOC140239802 gene encoding uncharacterized protein, with amino-acid sequence MEWKTVSARVEKGANIEEGYDEVTWTQKMYAVTMATLLYLTNYAQQYLLVGTIFGMANDLEFGATACMVTNETVVRSYARSLNVTYSEFCTLPGRCDANSTSFSPDACIIEYTGMGTLYDILAGPVYLIIEGVSAVPITVLLQAAGVPHIATIASLTVAWSLCTLGTAFVNSYWAVAFLRFLFGIFTGPFTTFIMAYMSLIVKPEVLALAFGAVSFGRVVGNGVGYLFVAASNVLGWRLCYVIAGTVGIILGLAALLMAEPPRDKQRTLSTGSNSSLTSYFKIFMEQQRACVSEITWSVLIPVLLGSMCRCSYGFIMSYNVTNYILTYFNGYNVNNLFYAALVAGSLGCILGGILSDCLRKNHGHRSTLSLLAGLSIAAAVIGPFAFVVDSSVFIVIHGIIIVFSDWSVVLVLAVTSDLAPANCKTLIFALLYLFLYSFGGSFSLLVTPATAVLGLRHALILLCAVILTGTAVANTTALALDCILRKHPARVLNKWKNGMGASSGSEEIPLIAPGRTSMVLNGGTLNNDLNNMHNGM; translated from the exons ATGGAGTGGAAGACTGTTAGTGCTCGTGTCGAAAAAGGAGCCAACATTGAGGAGGGGTACGACGAAGTTACCTGGACCCAGAAGATGTATGCCGTCACCATGGCGACGCTTCTCTATCTCACAAACTATGCCCAGCA GTATCTGCTGGTTGGGACGATATTCGGAATGGCCAACGACCTGGAATTTGGGGCGACAGCTTGTATGGTGACAAACGAAACCGTGGTCCGCTCCTACGCGAGGAGTCTTAACGTCACGTACAGCGAATTCTGCACTCTCCCTGGTCG CTGTGACGCCAACAGTACCAGCTTCTCACCTGATGCATGCATCATTGAATACACGGGTATGGGTACTCTATACGATATCCTAGCCGGGCCAGTTTATCTGATCATCGAGGGGGTGTCCGCTGTACCCATCACCGTCCTCCTTCAGGCCGCTGGGGTCCCGCACATCGCCACCATAGCCTCGCTGACCGTTGCTTGGAGTCTGTGCACGCTCGGGACAGCATTCGTTAACTCGTACTGGGCGGTTGCCTTTCTCCGGTTCCTGTTTGGGATTTT taCTGGTCCCTTCACTACCTTCATAATGGCTTACATGTCTCTCATCGTCAAACCG GAAGTACTCGCCTTGGCGTTCGGTGCCGTGTCGTTTGGCCGCGTCGTCGGAAACGGCGTCGGGTATCTCTTCGTCGCCGCCAGCAACGTGTTGGGATGGCGATTGTGTTACGTCATTGCGGGCACAGTCGGTATCATCCTCGGACTGGCAGCCCTGTTGATGGCCGAGCCTCCCCGGGACAAACAGCGGACGTTAAGCACTGGTTCGAATTCCTCGTTG ACGTCATACTTCAAGATTTTTATGGAGCAGCAGCGCGCTTGCGTTAGTGAGATCACGTGGTCCGTGCTGATCCCCGTGCTCCTGGGGAGCATGTGTCGTTGTTCCTACGGGTTCATCATGTCGTACAACGTCACCAATTACATCCTCACGTATTTCAATGGCTACAACGTGAACAACCTGTTTTACGCCGCTTTGGTGGCCGGATCCTTGGGCTGCATTCTCGGCGGGATTCTGAGTGACTGTCTGCGGAAGAACCATGGCCATCGCTCAACACTGTCGCTTTTAGCTGGTCTATCG ATCGCTGCCGCTGTCATTGGCCCGTTTGCCTTTGTCGTCGACTCCTCCGTCTTCATCGTCATCCACGGTATCATCATTGTTTTCAGCGACTGGTCGGTTGTGCTCGTCCTCGCCGTGACCTCTGATCTCGCTCCAGCGAACTGCAAAACGCTTATCTTCGCCTTGCTCTACCTCTTCCTATATTCGTTCGGGGGTTCGTTCTCGCTGCTCGTCACACCTGCGACCGCGGTGCTGGGTCTTCGCCACGCCTTGATTTTGCTGTGCGCGGTGATCCTCACCGGAACCGCTGTGGCCAACACAACCGCGCTCGCTTTGGACTGTATATTGAGGAAACACCCGGCGAGGGTCCTTAACAAGTGGAAGAACGGAATGGGAGCTTCCAGTGGTAGCGAAGAAATACCGCTGATCGCTCCTGGCCGCACGAGCATGGTTCTGAACGGCGGAACTCTCAACAATGATTTGAATAATATGCATAACGGGATGTAG